A DNA window from Niabella yanshanensis contains the following coding sequences:
- the argS gene encoding arginine--tRNA ligase: protein MSIVAELKPVVLGTLNQLYGQDFGQDMVSINITKPEFEGDYTLVLFSFIKQLKKKPEEIGAEIGQHLVANHPQLITAFNVIKGFLNLSINQDYWKQYLEGKYAETNFRQSAAVPQKIMLEYASPNTNKPLHLGHLRNIFLGWSVSEILKQQGDEVFKSSISNDRGIHICKSMVAWEQFANGQTPEQAGVKGDHLVGDYYVLFGAKHKEQMAELIEGGMGKEDADKNTPIMKAAQQMLVDWERGDTAVVGLWEKMNGWVYEGFSKTYNRIGADFDKNYYESQTYLLGKEFVQEGLSKGVFYQKEDGSVWIDLTTDGLDEKIVQRKDGTSVYITQDLGLADEKYKDFPYDESIYVIADEQNYHMKVLKLILQKLGKPYADRIHHLSYGMVELPTGRMKTREGTVVDADDLMDELVKVAAAKTEELGKVSGFSEQELTELYETIALGALKFFLLRVDPKKRMVFNPEESIDFHGFTGPFIQYTHARIKSVLRNETIDQQSVTTGDLLPLEKDLVFLLEQFNVVVQQAASEFNPSLLAIYAFNLAKLFNSFYAAHSIRNAESGEKKQLRLKISTLTANTIAASMRLLGIKVPERM, encoded by the coding sequence ATGAGCATTGTTGCGGAATTGAAACCTGTTGTGCTGGGCACGTTAAACCAGTTGTACGGACAGGATTTTGGCCAGGATATGGTTTCTATAAATATAACCAAGCCCGAATTTGAAGGCGATTACACTTTGGTGCTTTTTTCTTTTATCAAACAACTGAAAAAGAAACCGGAAGAAATAGGGGCCGAGATAGGCCAACACCTGGTAGCAAATCATCCACAGCTCATTACGGCTTTTAATGTGATTAAAGGTTTTTTGAATCTTTCAATCAACCAGGATTACTGGAAACAGTATTTGGAGGGAAAATACGCGGAAACCAATTTCAGGCAATCGGCAGCCGTTCCCCAAAAGATTATGCTGGAATATGCTTCTCCCAATACCAACAAGCCTTTGCATTTGGGCCATTTGAGGAATATTTTCCTGGGTTGGAGCGTTTCTGAAATTTTAAAGCAGCAGGGAGATGAAGTGTTTAAAAGTTCCATTTCTAACGACAGGGGCATACATATCTGCAAGTCGATGGTGGCCTGGGAGCAGTTTGCCAACGGGCAAACACCTGAGCAGGCAGGGGTTAAAGGCGATCATCTTGTAGGAGATTATTATGTGCTCTTTGGTGCGAAGCACAAAGAGCAAATGGCTGAATTGATTGAAGGTGGCATGGGTAAGGAAGATGCAGATAAGAATACACCTATTATGAAAGCTGCCCAGCAAATGCTGGTAGATTGGGAGCGTGGCGATACTGCTGTTGTAGGACTTTGGGAAAAAATGAACGGCTGGGTATACGAAGGATTTAGTAAAACCTATAATCGTATCGGTGCTGATTTTGATAAGAACTATTATGAAAGCCAGACCTACCTGTTGGGTAAAGAGTTTGTACAGGAAGGACTGAGTAAAGGTGTTTTTTATCAAAAAGAAGATGGAAGTGTGTGGATTGATTTAACAACGGACGGATTGGACGAAAAGATTGTACAACGCAAAGACGGTACATCGGTATATATCACACAGGACCTGGGTTTGGCAGATGAGAAGTATAAAGATTTCCCTTACGACGAAAGCATTTATGTAATTGCAGACGAGCAGAATTACCACATGAAGGTGCTAAAGCTGATCCTGCAAAAACTGGGCAAGCCTTATGCCGACCGGATCCATCATTTAAGCTACGGTATGGTAGAACTGCCCACAGGTCGTATGAAAACGCGTGAAGGCACCGTGGTGGATGCAGATGATTTGATGGATGAGCTGGTAAAGGTAGCTGCAGCCAAAACAGAGGAGTTGGGCAAAGTGAGCGGCTTTTCTGAACAGGAACTGACGGAGCTGTATGAAACCATTGCCCTGGGCGCTTTAAAATTCTTCCTGCTACGGGTAGATCCTAAAAAACGTATGGTGTTTAACCCGGAAGAAAGCATCGATTTTCATGGTTTTACCGGTCCGTTCATCCAGTATACTCATGCGCGTATTAAATCGGTCTTAAGAAATGAAACGATCGATCAGCAGTCTGTAACTACGGGTGATCTTTTGCCGCTGGAAAAAGACCTGGTGTTTTTACTGGAACAATTCAATGTAGTGGTACAACAGGCAGCGTCTGAGTTTAATCCGTCACTGCTGGCTATTTATGCCTTTAACCTGGCTAAGTTGTTCAATAGTTTTTATGCAGCCCATTCCATACGTAATGCAGAGAGCGGTGAAAAGAAACAATTGCGTTTAAAGATATCTACATTGACTGCCAATACCATTGCAGCGTCAATGAGGTTGCTAGGTATTAAGGTTCCGGAAAGGATGTAG
- a CDS encoding GtrA family protein, protein MTIQTFRYLATGASNTLLGLITFYIAYHYIVGSQDVNLGFFVFESYTASLAISFTVALFWGFFLMKYVVFDDSKIKGRVQFFRYLLVCLLNLFLNWLLLKLAVEYLHIYPTFAQLGTTGILIIVSYLVQRNFTFKKTVVPDYVSEEEENTTTLL, encoded by the coding sequence ATGACGATACAAACCTTCCGTTATCTCGCCACAGGTGCGTCTAACACGCTATTAGGCCTTATTACATTTTATATTGCTTACCATTATATAGTGGGCAGCCAGGATGTTAACCTCGGCTTTTTTGTGTTTGAATCATATACCGCATCGCTCGCTATCTCGTTTACGGTAGCTTTATTCTGGGGATTTTTCCTGATGAAGTACGTGGTGTTTGATGACAGCAAAATTAAGGGTCGGGTTCAGTTTTTCAGGTATTTACTGGTTTGTTTGCTGAACCTGTTTTTAAACTGGCTCTTATTAAAACTGGCAGTTGAATATTTACATATATATCCCACATTTGCTCAATTAGGCACTACCGGCATATTAATTATCGTTAGTTACCTGGTACAACGAAATTTCACTTTTAAAAAAACAGTGGTACCGGACTATGTTTCGGAGGAAGAAGAAAATACTACTACACTTCTTTAA